From Streptomyces fungicidicus, one genomic window encodes:
- a CDS encoding YchJ family protein: MTTRSCPCGLPEAYEACCGRYHSGAAAAPTAERLMRSRYCAFVRRDAAYLLRTWHPRTRPERLDLDPGMRWTGLEILDTTGGSAFHTTGTVTFRASYRGGSLHERSRFERVDGPWVYVDGDFPG, translated from the coding sequence ATGACCACGCGTTCCTGCCCCTGCGGGCTGCCCGAGGCGTACGAAGCCTGCTGCGGGCGCTATCACTCCGGGGCCGCCGCCGCGCCCACCGCCGAGCGGCTGATGCGGTCGCGGTACTGCGCGTTCGTGCGGCGGGACGCCGCGTACCTGCTCCGGACCTGGCATCCGCGGACCCGGCCGGAGCGGCTCGACCTCGATCCCGGGATGCGCTGGACCGGGCTGGAGATCCTGGACACCACCGGCGGCTCGGCCTTCCACACCACCGGCACGGTGACCTTCCGGGCGTCCTACCGGGGCGGCTCGCTGCACGAGCGGAGCCGGTTCGAGCGGGTCGACGGGCCATGGGTGTACGTCGACGGGGACTTCCCGGGCTGA
- a CDS encoding FadR/GntR family transcriptional regulator gives MSTTGRGLYGRVLDTLGPEITAGEYPPGSVLRTDELAQRFDVSRSVMREVVRVLESMYLVQSRRRVGVTVLPACEWNVYDPQVIRWRLAGADRPRQLRSLTVLRSAIEPVAAGLAARNATPEQCAELTECALGMVANASGHRLEGYLLHDVAFHRVILTASGNEMFARLGDVVAEVLAGRTHHEVMFEDPDPAAVTLHVQLAEAVRERDAARAERLTREITEGALQELDILAP, from the coding sequence ATGAGCACCACGGGCCGAGGGCTGTACGGCCGGGTACTGGACACCCTCGGCCCCGAGATCACCGCAGGCGAATACCCGCCCGGCAGCGTCCTCCGCACCGACGAGCTCGCACAGCGTTTCGACGTGTCGCGTTCCGTGATGCGGGAGGTCGTCCGCGTGCTGGAGTCCATGTACTTGGTCCAGTCCCGGCGCCGCGTCGGCGTGACGGTGCTGCCGGCCTGCGAGTGGAACGTGTACGACCCTCAGGTCATCCGCTGGCGGCTGGCCGGCGCCGACCGCCCCCGCCAGCTGCGCTCACTGACGGTGCTGCGCTCGGCGATCGAGCCGGTCGCGGCCGGCCTGGCCGCCCGCAACGCCACCCCCGAGCAGTGCGCCGAGCTCACCGAGTGCGCCCTCGGCATGGTCGCCAACGCGAGCGGACACCGGCTGGAGGGCTATCTCCTGCACGACGTGGCGTTCCACCGCGTGATCCTGACCGCCTCCGGCAACGAGATGTTCGCCCGGCTCGGCGATGTAGTCGCCGAGGTGCTGGCCGGCCGCACCCATCACGAGGTGATGTTCGAGGACCCCGACCCGGCCGCCGTCACCCTGCACGTCCAGCTCGCGGAGGCGGTCCGCGAACGCGACGCCGCCCGCGCGGAACGGCTGACCCGCGAGATCACCGAGGGCGCCCTCCAGGAACTGGACATCCTGGCGCCGTAG
- a CDS encoding gluconokinase — translation MNTPHVVVVMGVAGTGKTTIGPLLAARYGVPYAEADDFHPPANIAKMSAGTPLTDDDRWPWLDAIGDWAHGRGGLGGVVSCSALKRSYRDRLRSAAPGVVFVHLTGDRALVEDRMSHRQGHFMPTALLDSQFATLQPLGPDEAGVAVDVTGSPEEITERALAALGALPEPAP, via the coding sequence ATGAACACCCCCCATGTCGTCGTGGTCATGGGCGTCGCGGGTACCGGCAAGACCACCATCGGTCCCCTGCTCGCGGCCCGGTACGGCGTCCCGTACGCCGAGGCCGACGACTTCCACCCGCCCGCCAACATCGCCAAGATGTCGGCCGGCACCCCCCTCACCGACGACGACCGGTGGCCGTGGCTGGACGCCATCGGCGACTGGGCGCACGGACGGGGCGGACTCGGCGGGGTGGTCAGCTGCTCGGCGCTGAAGCGGTCGTACCGCGACCGGCTGCGGTCCGCCGCGCCCGGCGTCGTCTTCGTGCACCTCACCGGCGACCGCGCCCTCGTCGAGGACCGGATGTCGCACCGCCAGGGCCACTTCATGCCCACGGCACTGCTCGACTCCCAGTTCGCCACGCTCCAGCCCCTGGGGCCGGACGAGGCGGGAGTCGCCGTGGACGTGACGGGCAGCCCCGAGGAGATCACCGAACGGGCGCTCGCCGCCCTGGGGGCCCTCCCGGAGCCGGCCCCGTAG
- a CDS encoding GntT/GntP/DsdX family permease: MTRLSVEMLAADAPEAITSAGHAQLGIAVLAGIAVIVLLITKFKLHAFLSLTIGSLALGAFAGAPLDKVITSFSAGLGSTVAGVGVLIALGAILGKMLADSGGADQIVDTILARANGRTMPWAMVLIASVIGLPLFFEVGVVLLIPVVLMVAKRGNYSLMRIGIPALAGLSVMHGLVPPHPGPLVAIDAVDANLGVTLALGVLVAIPTVIIAGPLFSKYAARWVDVPAPERMIPQRPSEELEKRPGFGPTLATILLPVVLMLAKALVDIVVDDPENSVQRVFDVAGSPLIALLAAVLVGIFTLGMPAGFSRERISQLVDKGLAPIAGILLIVGAGGGFKQTLIDTGVGQMVLHISEDWSIPALLLAWLIAVAIRLATGSATVATVSAAGLVAPLAADMSTTHAALLVLAIGAGSLFFSHVNDAGFWLVKEYFGLSVGQTIKTWSIMETIISVVAGGLVLLLSLII; encoded by the coding sequence GTGACCAGACTCAGCGTTGAGATGCTGGCAGCGGACGCACCCGAGGCGATCACCTCGGCCGGCCACGCTCAGCTGGGCATCGCCGTCCTGGCGGGCATCGCCGTCATCGTCCTGCTCATCACCAAGTTCAAGCTGCATGCCTTCCTGTCCCTGACCATCGGGTCACTGGCGCTCGGCGCGTTCGCCGGGGCGCCGCTGGACAAGGTGATCACCAGCTTCAGCGCCGGACTCGGCTCGACCGTCGCCGGCGTGGGCGTCCTCATCGCCCTCGGCGCGATCCTCGGCAAGATGCTGGCCGACTCCGGCGGCGCCGACCAGATCGTCGACACGATCCTCGCCAGGGCCAACGGCCGCACGATGCCATGGGCGATGGTGCTGATCGCCTCGGTGATCGGTCTGCCGCTGTTCTTCGAGGTCGGCGTGGTGCTGCTGATCCCGGTGGTGCTGATGGTCGCCAAGCGCGGCAACTACTCCCTGATGCGCATCGGCATCCCGGCGCTCGCCGGTCTGTCCGTGATGCACGGTCTGGTCCCGCCGCACCCCGGCCCGCTGGTCGCGATCGACGCCGTGGACGCCAACCTCGGTGTGACGCTGGCGCTGGGCGTGCTCGTCGCCATACCGACGGTAATCATCGCCGGTCCGCTGTTCTCCAAGTACGCCGCCCGCTGGGTGGACGTCCCGGCGCCCGAGCGGATGATCCCGCAGCGGCCCTCCGAGGAACTGGAGAAGCGTCCCGGCTTCGGTCCGACGCTGGCCACGATCCTGCTGCCGGTCGTGCTGATGCTCGCCAAGGCCCTGGTGGACATCGTCGTCGACGACCCCGAGAACAGCGTGCAGCGCGTGTTCGACGTGGCCGGCTCCCCGCTGATCGCCCTGCTCGCCGCCGTGCTGGTCGGCATCTTCACGCTGGGGATGCCCGCCGGTTTCAGCCGTGAGCGGATCTCGCAGCTGGTTGACAAGGGGCTCGCGCCGATCGCGGGCATCCTGCTGATCGTCGGCGCGGGCGGCGGCTTCAAGCAGACGCTGATCGACACCGGCGTGGGCCAGATGGTCCTGCACATATCCGAGGACTGGTCCATCCCCGCGCTGCTGCTGGCCTGGCTGATCGCGGTGGCGATCCGGCTGGCGACCGGTTCGGCGACCGTGGCGACCGTCTCGGCGGCCGGTCTGGTGGCGCCGCTCGCGGCCGACATGTCGACCACGCACGCGGCCCTGCTGGTGCTGGCGATCGGTGCCGGCTCGCTGTTCTTCAGCCATGTCAACGACGCCGGTTTCTGGCTGGTGAAGGAGTACTTCGGGCTGAGCGTCGGTCAGACGATCAAGACCTGGTCGATCATGGAGACGATCATCTCGGTGGTCGCCGGTGGTCTGGTGCTGCTGCTGTCCCTGATCATCTAG
- a CDS encoding cytochrome b/b6 domain-containing protein, whose amino-acid sequence MSPRTDPGPAVTAVRRFGRPQRWAHHATAVLMGLCVATAACLYVPQLAQLVGRRALVVTVHEWSGLALPLPVLAALASRAFRADLGRLNRFGPHDRIWLRAALRRDKRPSSRPAGKFNAGQKLYAAWIAGATLVMLGTGLLMWFTPLTPLVWRTSATFVHDWLALTVGIVLAGHIGMALADPEARRGMRTGSVGRDWAEREHPLWRP is encoded by the coding sequence ATGAGCCCACGCACTGACCCCGGGCCCGCCGTCACCGCGGTACGGCGCTTCGGCCGCCCCCAGCGGTGGGCGCACCACGCCACGGCCGTGCTGATGGGCCTGTGCGTGGCCACGGCCGCCTGCCTCTACGTCCCCCAGCTCGCCCAGCTGGTGGGCCGCCGCGCCCTCGTCGTCACCGTCCACGAGTGGTCCGGCCTGGCCCTGCCCCTCCCCGTCCTCGCCGCTCTCGCCTCCCGCGCGTTCCGCGCCGACCTCGGCCGGCTGAACCGCTTCGGGCCGCACGACCGGATCTGGCTGCGCGCCGCCCTGCGCCGCGACAAGCGCCCCTCGTCCCGTCCGGCCGGCAAGTTCAACGCCGGACAGAAGCTCTACGCGGCCTGGATCGCCGGCGCCACGCTGGTGATGCTGGGCACGGGGTTGCTGATGTGGTTCACCCCCCTCACCCCGCTGGTCTGGCGCACCAGCGCGACCTTCGTCCACGACTGGCTGGCCCTGACCGTCGGCATCGTCCTCGCCGGGCACATCGGGATGGCCCTGGCGGATCCCGAGGCCCGGCGCGGCATGCGCACGGGCTCGGTGGGCCGCGACTGGGCGGAGCGCGAACACCCGCTGTGGCGGCCCTGA
- a CDS encoding molybdopterin-dependent oxidoreductase, which yields MNSEQPPPPPDEGDARGTPVGRRVFLGTLGLGALGVVTAPSLQRGLESFLAGAADKDPTGLTGLLPNGGGFRYYSVTSSVPRRTAATYRLTVDGLVDRPATYTLPELKALPQTRMVRDVQCVTGWRVPHTPFEGVRLSRLLDAAGVRPSARAVRFTCFDGAYSESLTLDQARRPDVLVALRMRDEDLGHAHGGPARLYVAPMYFYKSAKWLSGITVTEDVEPGYWEERGYDVDAWVGRSNGRDDEPTH from the coding sequence GTGAACTCCGAACAGCCGCCGCCTCCCCCTGACGAGGGGGACGCGCGAGGCACACCCGTCGGCCGCCGGGTCTTCCTCGGCACCCTGGGCCTGGGCGCCCTCGGCGTGGTCACCGCGCCCTCCCTCCAGCGCGGCCTGGAGTCCTTCCTCGCCGGGGCCGCCGACAAGGACCCCACCGGCCTGACCGGACTCCTCCCGAACGGCGGCGGCTTCCGCTACTACTCCGTCACCTCGTCCGTCCCGCGCAGGACCGCGGCCACCTACCGCCTCACCGTCGACGGCCTCGTCGACCGCCCCGCCACCTACACCCTGCCCGAGCTGAAGGCCCTGCCGCAGACCCGTATGGTCCGGGACGTCCAGTGCGTCACCGGCTGGCGGGTGCCGCACACCCCGTTCGAAGGGGTGCGCCTGTCCCGGCTGCTGGACGCCGCGGGAGTGCGCCCCTCGGCCCGGGCGGTGCGCTTCACCTGCTTCGACGGCGCCTACTCGGAGAGCCTCACCCTCGACCAGGCCCGCCGCCCCGACGTCCTGGTCGCGCTGCGCATGCGGGACGAGGACCTCGGCCACGCCCACGGCGGCCCGGCCCGCCTCTACGTGGCCCCGATGTACTTCTACAAGTCCGCCAAGTGGCTCTCCGGCATCACCGTCACCGAGGACGTCGAACCCGGCTACTGGGAGGAACGCGGCTACGACGTCGACGCCTGGGTCGGCCGCTCGAACGGACGCGACGATGAGCCCACGCACTGA
- a CDS encoding APC family permease, whose product MTTDSSSTSRAPADGISTFKGQERALRADRLGTGGLLLSVLAATAPLMVVAGVMPTTFAVMGIVGQPLLFVALGVVLVLFSLGYAEMSRHVHNAGAFYAYISRGLGGTAGAGAALVALVAYNSLQVGIYGIFGFEVSGLFATYADLEVAWWIPALLAVLAVGALGWLKIDVNARVLGVLLVIEVLLVVVFDIAAVADPGKEGLSLHAFNPDTLTGAGVGTALCFCIAAFLGFEQAPVYAEETSRPHVLVPRVMFLAVSGVAVFFALSSWALTVATGPSGIIGASREQSAGLLFFLTEDRLGSTFTDVLHILFVTGMFAAMLSFHNVVARYAFAMGREGLLPSAFGRTTGTSGAPGTGSLLQTVIAAVLVLAFALTDDKPTGDPTAPVLHLFTWGGNIGALGVIVLMAIASLSVVVFFVRRGAAGAQSWRLVTSALAGIALVVIAGYTVKDFDVLVGAGPDSSLSWILPGIIGLALVVGLVQGAVLRSRAPEKHARIGLGNEAFQLEREAERTS is encoded by the coding sequence ATGACGACGGACAGTTCGAGCACCAGCAGAGCACCTGCCGACGGCATCAGTACGTTCAAGGGGCAGGAGCGCGCCCTGCGCGCCGACCGCCTCGGCACGGGGGGCCTGCTGCTCTCCGTCCTCGCCGCGACCGCCCCCCTCATGGTGGTCGCGGGTGTCATGCCCACCACATTCGCGGTGATGGGCATCGTCGGCCAGCCGCTGCTCTTCGTGGCGCTCGGCGTCGTACTGGTCCTGTTCAGCCTCGGCTACGCGGAGATGAGCCGGCACGTCCACAACGCGGGCGCCTTCTACGCCTACATCTCCCGCGGTCTCGGCGGCACCGCCGGAGCGGGCGCCGCCCTGGTCGCGCTGGTCGCCTACAACTCCCTCCAGGTCGGCATCTACGGCATCTTCGGCTTCGAGGTGTCGGGCCTCTTCGCCACCTACGCCGACCTCGAGGTCGCCTGGTGGATACCGGCGCTCCTCGCCGTCCTCGCCGTCGGCGCGCTGGGCTGGCTGAAGATCGACGTCAACGCGCGCGTGCTGGGCGTCCTGCTCGTCATCGAGGTGCTGCTCGTCGTCGTCTTCGACATCGCCGCCGTCGCCGACCCCGGCAAGGAGGGCCTGTCCCTGCACGCCTTCAACCCGGACACCCTCACCGGCGCCGGCGTCGGCACCGCCCTGTGCTTCTGCATCGCGGCCTTCCTCGGCTTCGAGCAGGCCCCCGTCTACGCCGAGGAGACCAGCAGGCCGCACGTACTGGTGCCCCGGGTGATGTTCCTCGCGGTCAGCGGCGTCGCCGTCTTCTTCGCCCTCAGCAGCTGGGCGCTCACCGTCGCCACCGGCCCCTCCGGGATCATCGGCGCCTCCCGGGAACAGAGCGCGGGACTGCTGTTCTTCCTCACCGAGGACCGGCTCGGCTCCACCTTCACCGACGTCCTGCACATCCTCTTCGTGACCGGCATGTTCGCGGCCATGCTCAGCTTCCACAACGTGGTCGCCCGGTACGCCTTCGCCATGGGCCGCGAGGGCCTGCTGCCCTCCGCCTTCGGCCGCACCACCGGCACCAGCGGCGCCCCCGGCACCGGCTCCCTGCTCCAGACCGTCATCGCCGCCGTCCTCGTCCTCGCCTTCGCCCTCACCGACGACAAGCCGACCGGCGACCCGACCGCCCCGGTCCTGCACCTGTTCACCTGGGGCGGCAACATCGGCGCCCTCGGCGTCATCGTGCTGATGGCGATCGCCTCGCTGTCCGTCGTCGTCTTCTTCGTCCGGCGCGGCGCCGCAGGCGCCCAGAGCTGGCGGCTGGTCACCTCCGCGCTGGCGGGCATCGCCCTGGTCGTCATCGCGGGCTACACCGTCAAGGACTTCGACGTACTGGTCGGCGCGGGCCCCGACTCCTCGCTGAGCTGGATCCTGCCCGGCATCATCGGGCTGGCCCTGGTCGTCGGCCTGGTCCAGGGCGCCGTACTGCGCTCCCGCGCCCCCGAGAAGCATGCCCGCATCGGGCTCGGCAACGAGGCCTTCCAGCTGGAGCGGGAGGCCGAGCGCACCTCGTAG
- a CDS encoding NUDIX domain-containing protein encodes MSADEIIDIVDEDDRVIGTSPRGEAYARGLRHRCVFVLVRDAGDRIFVHRRTPGKQVFPSLYDMFVGGVVGAGEGYDAAALREAEEELGVTGLPRPERLFRFLYDDGAGRTWWSAVYEVRCDLPVRPQPEEVAWGDFLPEAELERRLDEWEWVPDGLAAYARLRTYRSGGSRG; translated from the coding sequence ATGAGCGCTGACGAGATCATCGACATCGTCGACGAGGACGACCGCGTCATCGGGACGTCCCCGCGCGGTGAGGCCTACGCCCGGGGACTGCGCCACCGCTGCGTCTTCGTCCTGGTCCGGGACGCCGGGGACCGGATCTTCGTCCACCGCCGCACGCCGGGCAAGCAGGTCTTCCCCTCCCTGTACGACATGTTCGTCGGCGGGGTCGTCGGCGCGGGCGAGGGCTACGACGCGGCGGCGCTGCGGGAGGCCGAGGAGGAGCTGGGCGTGACCGGGCTGCCGCGCCCCGAGCGCCTCTTCAGGTTCCTGTACGACGACGGCGCGGGCCGCACCTGGTGGTCGGCGGTGTACGAGGTCCGCTGCGACCTGCCGGTACGGCCGCAGCCCGAGGAGGTGGCCTGGGGTGACTTCCTGCCGGAGGCCGAACTGGAACGGCGGCTGGACGAGTGGGAGTGGGTGCCGGACGGGCTGGCCGCGTACGCGCGGCTCCGGACGTACCGGTCGGGCGGGTCCCGGGGCTGA
- a CDS encoding YidH family protein, whose protein sequence is MSEFVRNVRLWFVPGEVRGEGDTPDYRFSLANERTFLAWLRTALALIGGGFAVDQFLPDLRWGWRVGLALALLGAGVLCALRAVNHWVRCERAMRRGEDLPVSRFPAVLSLVVAVVAVAMVVVVLFGWAG, encoded by the coding sequence GTGAGCGAGTTCGTACGGAACGTTCGGTTGTGGTTCGTGCCCGGTGAGGTGCGGGGGGAGGGCGACACGCCCGACTACCGGTTCTCGCTGGCGAACGAGCGGACGTTCCTCGCCTGGCTGCGTACCGCGCTCGCGCTGATCGGCGGCGGGTTCGCCGTGGACCAGTTCCTGCCGGACCTGCGCTGGGGGTGGCGGGTCGGGCTGGCGCTGGCCCTGCTGGGCGCCGGGGTGCTGTGCGCGCTGCGGGCGGTCAACCACTGGGTGCGGTGCGAGCGGGCGATGCGGCGCGGGGAGGATCTCCCGGTGTCCCGGTTCCCGGCGGTGCTGAGCCTCGTGGTGGCGGTGGTGGCGGTGGCGATGGTCGTCGTCGTGCTGTTCGGGTGGGCCGGATGA
- a CDS encoding DUF202 domain-containing protein: MSGTAERDPGLQPERTRLAWRRTTLSATVVTVLALRTALGGGASVVAVVACALCCVCWFLFLRVAHRRIRGLAGVSVPGALVPGYAVVAAICAVGMAGWGAVLVGVG; this comes from the coding sequence ATGAGCGGGACGGCGGAGCGGGATCCGGGGCTGCAGCCGGAGCGGACGCGGCTGGCGTGGCGGCGTACGACGCTGTCGGCGACCGTCGTGACCGTGCTCGCCCTGAGGACGGCGCTGGGGGGCGGGGCGTCGGTGGTGGCGGTCGTCGCGTGCGCGCTGTGCTGTGTGTGCTGGTTCCTGTTTCTGCGGGTCGCCCACCGGCGGATCCGGGGGCTGGCGGGGGTGAGTGTGCCGGGGGCACTTGTTCCGGGGTACGCGGTGGTGGCGGCGATCTGTGCGGTGGGCATGGCGGGGTGGGGGGCGGTGCTGGTGGGGGTGGGGTGA
- a CDS encoding NADP-dependent oxidoreductase, with amino-acid sequence MKAIRYARYGGPEVLELGEADDPRVGPDSVLVEVRAAAVNPVDWKCRGGHLDQILQPVFPVIPGWDVSGVVVRPGPAVPEFAAGDEVIGYVREDVLSRGTFAEYVAAPVRTLARKPRGLSFEEAAGLPLAGLTAYQVLHRVLEVKRGETVLVHAAAGGVGSIAVQLAVHLGARVIGTASEGNHDFVRGLGGEPVSYGEGLAERVRGLAPEGVDAAFDSVGGDALKVSANLLAPEGRLASITDPEVVAYGGHYWFVRPDPQDLQHLSDLAAQGTVKIHVSKTFPLEQAAEAHRLSQEGRTRGKIVVTVSH; translated from the coding sequence ATGAAGGCGATCAGGTACGCACGGTACGGCGGCCCGGAGGTACTCGAACTCGGGGAGGCCGACGACCCCCGGGTCGGGCCCGACTCGGTGCTGGTGGAGGTGCGCGCGGCGGCCGTCAATCCGGTCGACTGGAAGTGCCGAGGGGGCCACCTCGACCAGATCCTGCAGCCGGTGTTCCCGGTGATCCCCGGCTGGGACGTCTCGGGCGTGGTGGTCCGGCCGGGACCCGCCGTACCGGAGTTCGCCGCGGGCGACGAGGTCATCGGCTACGTCCGCGAGGACGTCCTCTCCCGGGGGACCTTCGCCGAGTACGTGGCCGCCCCGGTGCGCACCCTCGCGCGCAAGCCGCGCGGCCTGTCCTTCGAGGAGGCGGCCGGCCTTCCCCTCGCGGGGCTCACCGCGTACCAGGTGCTGCACCGGGTGCTCGAGGTCAAACGGGGCGAGACGGTCCTGGTGCACGCCGCGGCCGGCGGCGTGGGATCCATCGCGGTCCAGCTCGCCGTCCACCTCGGCGCCCGGGTCATCGGCACGGCGAGCGAGGGCAACCACGACTTCGTGCGCGGTCTGGGCGGGGAGCCGGTGAGTTACGGCGAGGGCCTGGCCGAGCGGGTGCGGGGACTGGCTCCCGAGGGCGTGGACGCGGCGTTCGACTCGGTGGGCGGCGACGCCCTCAAGGTCTCCGCCAATCTGCTCGCCCCCGAGGGACGGCTGGCCTCGATCACCGATCCCGAGGTGGTTGCCTACGGCGGCCACTACTGGTTCGTCCGCCCCGACCCCCAGGACCTCCAGCACCTCTCCGACCTGGCGGCCCAGGGCACGGTGAAGATCCACGTCTCGAAGACCTTCCCCCTCGAACAGGCGGCGGAAGCCCACCGCCTCAGCCAGGAGGGCCGAACCCGCGGCAAGATCGTGGTGACGGTGTCCCACTGA
- a CDS encoding phosphotransferase family protein, with protein MSPDHPPGLDLDRLRGLLERERPGLVNGPLSGRLIEGGRSNLTYAVSDGDAKWVVRRPPLGHVLATAHDMRREHRVISALHPTAVPVPPTVLLCEDEDVLGAPFYVMEFVEGTPYRTAGQLAPLGPGRTRDAVLNLVDTLVELHAVDAAEVGLADFGRPEGFLDRQLRRWGKQLDASRNRELAGIDELHAALGRELPVSPAPSVVHGDYRLDNVLIGENDEITAVLDWEMSTLGDPLTDLGLLVMYSMPLGTPDSPVSTTAEAPGHPTPGELIERYAARSGRDVSAVSWYTAFAWFKLAVILEGIHYRYTLGQTVGRGFDRIGDLVPVFIEHGLTTLQEG; from the coding sequence ATGAGCCCCGATCACCCGCCCGGACTCGACCTCGACCGGCTGCGCGGCCTGCTCGAACGGGAGCGGCCCGGCCTGGTGAACGGCCCGCTGTCCGGCCGGCTGATCGAGGGCGGCAGGTCGAACCTCACCTACGCGGTCTCCGACGGTGACGCGAAGTGGGTGGTACGCAGGCCTCCGCTCGGCCATGTGCTGGCCACCGCGCACGACATGAGGCGCGAGCACCGGGTGATCAGCGCGCTGCACCCGACCGCCGTCCCGGTGCCGCCCACCGTGCTGCTGTGCGAGGACGAGGACGTGCTCGGGGCGCCCTTCTACGTGATGGAGTTCGTCGAGGGCACCCCGTACCGGACGGCCGGCCAGCTGGCCCCGCTCGGTCCCGGGCGCACCCGGGACGCCGTGCTGAATCTGGTGGACACGCTGGTCGAGCTGCACGCGGTGGACGCCGCCGAGGTCGGTCTCGCCGACTTCGGCCGCCCCGAGGGCTTCCTGGACCGGCAGCTGCGGCGCTGGGGCAAGCAGCTGGACGCCTCCCGCAACCGGGAGCTGGCCGGCATCGACGAGCTGCACGCCGCGCTCGGACGCGAACTGCCCGTCTCCCCCGCGCCCTCCGTCGTGCACGGCGACTACCGCCTCGACAACGTGCTGATCGGGGAGAACGACGAGATCACGGCCGTCCTCGACTGGGAGATGTCCACGCTCGGCGATCCGCTGACCGACCTCGGGCTGCTGGTGATGTACAGCATGCCGCTGGGCACGCCGGACTCCCCCGTCTCCACGACCGCCGAGGCCCCCGGGCACCCGACGCCGGGCGAGCTGATCGAGCGGTACGCCGCGCGGTCGGGGCGCGATGTCTCCGCGGTGTCCTGGTACACCGCGTTCGCCTGGTTCAAGCTCGCCGTGATCCTGGAGGGCATCCACTACCGCTACACCCTGGGCCAGACGGTCGGACGCGGCTTCGACCGCATCGGCGACCTGGTCCCGGTCTTCATCGAGCACGGTCTGACCACTCTCCAGGAAGGCTGA
- a CDS encoding acyl-CoA dehydrogenase family protein produces MDFAFDARTEELRGRLLAFMDEYVYPAEAVVHEQRAGLDSPWRNVPVVEELKAEARRQGLWNLFLPDSEYGAGLTNLQYAPLAEIMGRSPQIAPTVTNCAAPDTGNMEVLAQFGDEAQKKQWLRPLLAGEIRSAFAMTEPEVASSDATNITTHIERDGDEYVVTGRKWYISGAMHPDCAVFIVMGKTDPDGADIRRQQSMVLVPRDTPGVTITRAMQVFGYEDHYHGGHAEVVFDRARVPVSHLIGEEGGGFAIAQARLGPGRIHHCMRLIGMAERAIELMCRRAVSRDAFGKALARQGVVQNWIADARVAVEQLRLLVLKTAWMMDTVGNRGAHTEIQAIKIATPRTVVGILDRAIQLHGAGGVSQDFPLAELYAGARTLMLADGPDEVHQRSLARRELKKYL; encoded by the coding sequence ATGGACTTCGCGTTCGACGCGCGCACCGAGGAGCTGCGCGGCAGGCTGCTCGCCTTCATGGACGAGTACGTGTACCCGGCCGAGGCGGTCGTCCACGAGCAGCGTGCCGGCCTGGACTCGCCCTGGCGCAACGTGCCCGTGGTGGAGGAGCTGAAGGCGGAGGCCCGCCGGCAGGGGCTGTGGAACCTGTTCCTGCCCGACTCCGAGTACGGCGCCGGCCTCACCAACCTCCAGTACGCCCCGCTCGCCGAGATCATGGGCCGCTCCCCGCAGATCGCGCCGACCGTCACCAACTGCGCGGCGCCCGACACCGGGAACATGGAGGTGCTGGCGCAGTTCGGCGACGAGGCGCAGAAGAAGCAGTGGCTCCGGCCGCTGCTGGCCGGTGAGATCCGCTCGGCGTTCGCGATGACCGAGCCGGAGGTGGCCTCCTCGGACGCCACCAACATCACCACGCACATCGAGCGGGACGGCGACGAGTACGTCGTCACGGGCCGCAAGTGGTACATCTCCGGGGCCATGCACCCGGACTGCGCCGTCTTCATCGTGATGGGCAAGACCGACCCGGACGGGGCGGACATCCGCCGCCAGCAGTCCATGGTGCTCGTCCCGCGCGACACCCCGGGCGTCACGATCACCCGCGCGATGCAGGTGTTCGGCTACGAGGACCACTACCACGGCGGGCACGCCGAGGTGGTCTTCGACCGCGCGCGCGTGCCGGTGTCGCATCTGATCGGCGAGGAGGGCGGCGGCTTCGCCATCGCGCAGGCCCGGCTCGGTCCCGGCCGGATCCACCACTGCATGCGGCTGATCGGCATGGCCGAGCGGGCCATCGAGCTGATGTGCCGCCGTGCGGTGTCGCGGGACGCCTTCGGCAAGGCGCTGGCGCGGCAGGGCGTGGTGCAGAACTGGATCGCCGACGCCCGCGTGGCGGTCGAGCAGCTGCGGCTGCTGGTGCTGAAGACGGCCTGGATGATGGACACCGTCGGCAACAGGGGCGCCCACACGGAGATCCAGGCCATCAAGATCGCCACCCCGCGCACGGTCGTCGGCATCCTCGACCGGGCGATCCAGCTCCACGGCGCCGGCGGGGTCAGCCAGGACTTCCCGCTGGCGGAGCTGTACGCCGGCGCCCGCACGCTGATGCTCGCCGACGGTCCCGACGAGGTGCACCAGCGGTCGCTGGCCCGGCGGGAGCTGAAGAAGTACCTGTAG